In Danio aesculapii chromosome 17, fDanAes4.1, whole genome shotgun sequence, the sequence ATTTAACCAGGTTACTCATGGataaaaaaatgctataaatgcacaatacagacaacaaaaaaaattatgtcaactattttaaaataaaaatattaatttaaattaagatTCATTAAACCTGCaacttttccatattaaaatgagtttttgtcctaactaacacctcgaattgatatattagaaatggcttctatttcttgcagctgaacaacaggataaactgacaaagACTACATCAGGTACAtccatgtgctttattcagtgttaaatgctaacaatgggggttttaatgccattttacatgacatttattgccatactgttgaaagcagcagcagataaactaaaaataaaccatttgaaatagaactttagaactgtgaaataacacatatcagtgattcagcatctacatttaatagcgttaaaaaggtttaatatgtattaattggattataaaccttaccatttcgtgagtaagtgcactattctgtgcttatGAATAGCTGCATATACATGTAAATTTCTGTTATGCCGCCTTTGGTGCAAACAGCcgaattgctcatcactgcaaatcttgtcacgtgTTGTTAAGACAGgggattacaatgtaacctgctcacctaatgtttacgttcataatatttagatttgctaattaataacctcatgtggaactctgaatctgtgtctcattttggagtaTGCTACTGTCTAcaggaggtcgcatttcagtcacgagAGCATGCTTTAAGCGCCtttctgaatcagtgaatgaaatacgctgttttccaccaaggcaacccagggtgctgaaatataatggctaaactgacattgggtgggttaaaaagaaccaaaacaaagacagacgttccgacACGTAACGCACTTCAatacagaatatctgacttcagcattgtttttcagataaacaaaagtgttcacttggcatgtttcttaaatatccgcaaacatattatagtacttttatgctttagaagagtcaaaaacttacatacagcgcCTTTAATAACCAGAACCAAATTGCACATCTGGATTCAACAGAGTATTTTTATAAAGTCTGAAGTCACTAAATAAACCAGGTTTTAAAGATATTTACAGGTAAAGCAGATATATGAGAATCTTTAATAAACTCTCAGCACAGGACTGAAGATCCTCAGTTAAACATGCTGTCGATCAGCATAAGTGCAACACACAGAGAGAAGGCTGATTCTGCCAGTCTGAGTTATTTCTGTAGAGCCGGTGTTTGAAACTGCAAATGAATGCTGCACCCTGCACTTACATTGACTGACAGCTGCATCTGGGAAGCTTTGTACTGCATCTGCTGCTGGCTTATGTAATGCGTTTAAAATGGGCATCTTACAGTCATTTTAGAGAACAGCTTAGATAATGGATGCAAATTTTGTCAAAATTTGCTCTCGCCATCTCTCATACACATTTGCACTCTAGGACAGAGAAGACTCTTACAAATCCTTAAGCTTTCCAGCAAAAGTTACACAGCCACAGCTTTTCACACTTAAACCAACAGCATCAAACAATGTTCAACTGGTATACGAATAAATGTTTTTGTACAATGAGTGTCTTCCTGTTCTCTGCGTACTGACATTCCTGAGTAGCTCTTTTTGCAATGAATGCAAAGCATGGCATGTATACAAATAAATTGAGATATGGTAAATGTTACGTTTAAGCATTATTAATTGAattcttaatgtgtttattttaggtGAGTGTTAGATGGTGGTCAGCAGTGGTGCAAAGTAACAGATTACAAATACTCAATTACTGTAAtatgagtagtttttctcaggcaTTGCAATTCACTAAGTAGttcaaaaatgtgtactttctctcgagtacatttttagagcagtattggtactttttctcaactactttccttcaaactgcagtcactactttattttttcttgtctatggcgattggctgattagaaaaatcagtcctgcgaatcctgtccaatcaaatcacacatagaaagtaaaatcacatcatactgaacaacctcaacacatgggcgctttataaatgcagcaagcTGTTTGAAAGTATTAAAGGTGTCCAACGAGAGCCAAACTCTTTGCATGCTATGAGCCAGAGACTGTTAACACAGTCTGAAAATTTCCAAAAAGTCTTAAAcagtaactaaatgcactacagaatgttatgtttacacacacacatgcacaaattgcatatAAAAGCATTAgcctttcacagcgtaatactcactactcttgagtactcttaaaagggctacattttactcatattttgagtaatatttacaacagatacttttaagttacttgaactacatttttgggcaggTAATGttatttttacttgagtatgatcagtactctttccaccactggtgatCAGTGTAATCTACAAGTAATGCAAATCTGCTTGCACAAATAACATTTTCaacataatacaaaataaaactttatgGTTCATTGTACCAACATATTCTCTTGTTTAGACTGTTTAGAATACAGTTAGATAAAGATTAGAGTCTACGTTTTTAATATTCCAGGTCTCGCTTTGACAGAAATTAATGTCAGCACCCTGATtattcagattttctttattgGAGCagcaagtaaataaaaacaagtgaCTATACACATCATATCAGTGCAGTCCACAACTACAAAATGTTTAAAGCACATACAGTAGGCCTACATTTTCAAGTTTGTATGCATAAGCAGAATAATTAGCCATTTCAAAAACTGTACTTGGGTTGAACCTTTAGTTAATggttttttcatttaattgtgtGTGAAGAACACTTTGTAGATTTTGTAAAATGCAATGATTCCATTAATGTAAATTAAAGCGTCTTTATGGAACCACCATCGCCAATAAAtgacctttattttttaaagttgtttacgATTCATAATGAAAAGTTCAGCAATGTAAATCACACTAAAGTCCAAacttaactgctattaaaatgcaatgtttttaaaacaaagattTAACTGGATAACAAATCAATTAAAAAGGGGCCAGGTGATCGTGTCACGCCTTCTCTCGGCAGGTGAGTTTGCAATTACGAGCTCCGCATCCCGCCACACAAATGCTCACACCTGAGAATAGTGCCTACACTTTTCTGTTGCTTTCCTCAGCACATTTCAAGACATATGCATGCACAAATGGCTGAACGTACCTTCTTCCACGCTGACATTCTAGGTATTCCTTGAGATTGCGGCTACATTATGATGGTGGCAGGGAAGTTTTGAGTGCATGTGCTGAGCAGTCGCCGCCCCGCGGGTGCAGATGCGGCTCCCCTGATGCTGCTCATGTAGCTCCCGTCACCGCCGCTGAGTGGCGCTGTTCAGATGCTGCGCGCTCAGCCGCCATGATGATGAGGTCGGAAATAAAACGACACCACACGAGAAGCGGCACAGcgagatttttttgtgtttatagtTCATATGTGGGATTTTCGGTCTATTTTCTTAGGTGGTCTACATGTTTAATTCTGGATTTACATTAAATGtatgatatattttaaattgaaatgtttgAGTTCGGATAATTGCCCTTACCTTCCACTGTGCCTGTTTACATCTTTTATAgctgttttttatcattattataatgcGCAATTTTATTTAGGCTCGGGTAAAGTGTCGTTTTGAATCTAAACCGCGGATATGTCCGCCAGAAAAGAAGGTATGTTGTAAAACTATATAATGTGTTAACGTTAACGTGCAACAAAACCAATTGTTCGAGACACGTGCTTTTGTTGACATTAAATGTTTACAGAATAAAGAGTAGCTAAaacagtgttgttgttgttgtttaaatagaaaatagatTGATAACTAGTAACTGTTAGGAGACCAGAGCATTTTTACAGAGATAAGGATAtgtacattttacaaaaatataaagttttgttttgatgtaaagttgtctttttttccacaattggactttcttcttaatattttactttatttagtcaattaaatattgctaatgttgttttgaagtcatacttgcatgctattacTGACGGAATATTCGAAgtagcatagtaaacaatatagagacccTCTCGCAAGTTCtcatgaacgaatgtgtgaatataaaaccaactttatctcaaGTTTTGTATGATTATTGAAATGACTAACCACAAAAGAGCAGTATTAGACAAGAGAACTGAGGATTAAGATAATATAAAGTGTTTACATTATAGCTTGTGCTTGACTATAAATAACCTTTCTTAATTTGATGTTAATGTTTGAAAAGGGTTTAAGAAATGTGTGCTCCATCAAGAATTGCCTGCTAGTTTATACCAGAATAGATGAATATGCATTTTTACTGAACTAAAAGACTGAAATTGATCGATTAATGAAAATACATGTTCTATCTTAGTATTCCAATCTAAGGTCCTACAAAGACTGTATGCTGCAGCGCAAGGGCCAAGTGTGACGCAACCGGCTGCTCAGGAGAGCAGTGCACCCCTGCCACCTGTACAAAGACCTCAGTCCATCCCATCCAAAACATCAGGTCTGAGTTTTGCTTCATTTCCAAGCTATCAAAGTTTTAATAGGGGATTTGACTGCTCATTTGATTTTTTCTGTGTCTCCTTTTAGGTAATGTGAAGAGAACAGCTGTGCAGGGTAAAAAGCTCTACACTGTACTTCCTCCTCCTGAAGGCTACTTCATTACTAGCAGGCATAATTCAGTCACAGTGTCCAATCCAGATCCCACTGACTCTGAGGACAGCCCAGCTGGTGAGTtggtgaatctgattaatgtcaTACTTTTTCCAAGTCTTGCAAGATATCAGCTTTTTTTTCAAGCTTCTTCAAAAGTTTTTGATCtgaaatgttttgagcttgtccactttcacCCACTACGGTCTCACTTTGATCCCTTTGCTATTGTAGTACAAACAATAATGGGGTCAAATGCACTCAAACAACCACAAAAGTCCACCTACTGAATTATTATCTAAACATTATaggcatttttatgttttatccAGACATTGTTTGAACTACAACATCTGAAATCCTAAGtttgaaagtaaaataataattaaaaaaagcaatgttCTCTTGCCAGtactgattgcaacaaactaaaGGCATTCAACAAAGTTTTGCTGCTATCAGAACAGAAATGAAAGATCCTGTGCTTCGTATTGTTTTCCATTGTCTCCTTTCATGTTCATATGTAAATTCTGCAAGAAAGATTAGAAAAGGCTTATATAGGCATCCTCCCATAGATCCTTCCCTCAAAGAAATCAGGAAAGTGGTTGTCGACGGACAAaagaaatgcattaaagggcacctatgatgaaaatcctcttttgtcagctgtttggacagaactgtgtgtaggtatagtgtgtccacagtcatactgagGTCATAcaaaacacaataagtctcttttttaatttcctgatgttaaaataggatccagagGCCTACCACATCGTGACATAGACCACAGttttcccgcccaccgaattgatagacagccacgtattaacacgTCTCTGTAgcaatgcgtataatcatatcaacaagacaggacatgcgcaaagaaactgggattaaaatatttgttcagctctctgtgatcataaatcatcatcaaatgtgattaagaatcagttttacaagtttaaaacatttttaaaacgtgCATGATTTGTAatactgaaagaaaaataaaataattcaacacCATAGACGCATAGTgtctgtacaattataaaagaagatgcttcaatcccggtttgtgaacattaaatcaagctaattttgtacattaacataactgaTATCCATACAAcaggatattaatgtgtatcctgtcacatttgcatgcaaaaacagtgcaaagttaaactgTGCGCCGTGTGCATGAACTTTTTAACagtattgtgtgtgactcatcgttctcatcgactcattaactccacaacaaatagtatttctcacaaacattaagTGGGATCTGCTTTCTTCGTGTCTGTCACTGTACTGcttatctgacgcagccaaggtGGAGATTatggcacactctgacaggcacgtgggaatgatGGGTGGGGAGAAactgcattaaaggcacaggcaacaaacacagctacattgtgttcagagcagaaaattctaatattctgaaagaTGTAataaatcatctgattggtgttttcagctaaaactttacagacacattctggagacacaaaagacttatcttaaattgAAAAGGGgttaaaataggagcccttttaAATACTAGTTGAAAATGGAGAGTCAACTCATGGATCAACAATAAGATATGCATCTTAATAAGAGGTGTAAGCGGTACGACAAAGGGCCACCATTTAGGAGCGACAACAAAAAAACACTAGTTTTGATCCTGGCAAATCTTATCAATAATCTTGCCTAATTATTAGTCACTGCAGATTTTGCAGCTCTTAATATCCTATTTGACATTTtacttttgaattatttagctgtGCTTTTAAACTTGAGTGATTTTTCTGTTTATAATAGTCAAACCACACCTGTTGTGGATCCAAACGATCAAATCATATGATTCAGTGGAGCATATTATTAAGCCACCATACCCAGGATAATAGTAGCATCCCTATTCATAGGGGAAATacactttttataattttttatattaacaaacacacaacatttcaattatttaacaaaatcatGCAATTAACAGGAATCAGGCTCTTCATTTGATCATTTGGGACATTTCATTCCCATTTTTCTGCTTTTTGCATTTATAAGAGCTGGAGAAGTGttgcataaaatattttaaatgaaaaaatattgcaCTTGTACTGTGTGAAATAAAATGTGAATGTTGCACAGCCTGTTAGTTCAGGTGCCATATCTGTGCTTTAGCTTAGTGTACTTCAGTCTTCTTTCACTAAAAAAGCTCCACAGATTTCTTCCTCCTACTGTCTTTTTGTTGCTATTGATCTCAATAGACCTCAGTAGACCCGCAGAGCAGCAATAacctctgtctcacacacacacgcgcaaatGCACTCTCATAATGTCCGTGTTATCAAGCCTTCTCTGATCCCTCCTTTATTGCAAACGGGTCTCATTGTATGAGCTGTATGCTGATGAGCGGAGTCTTTCGTTCCTGCGGTGTGACGCTCAGATGTGCGGTCAGTTTCTCTGCTCTGAATACAGATGAATAAAATCAATAGCTCAGCACAACTCTGTGTGTTTGTATAGTCCTGAGGAGCTTGAAAAGCCTGCAGAAAAATACTGAAAGGGCAAagggatatgtgtgtgtgcgtgagccaTCCACTCTAGTAATTGCGTCTTATAGAGTGTGTGCATATTTCTTTTACGTTGCTTTTTATTTGAGCTAGTCTACGAAgagcataaatgtaaatataatgagACTGTAAGTGAAGTCATTCAGCTCCTATAGTTAATTTATATAAATCCGTTCATGAGAAATCAGCCACTTTAAACCTCGTTCTCCAGAGAATGGAGCCTGATGCCTGTCGGATTTTTGTAATCATTCTAATACTGTGAGAAAGTCTGTAATCCTCCTCGCCATGAGCCGTTTTTTGGATCTTTCAGATGCTGATGATCAGGAGTTACATAAGAAGAGGAAaaggaagagaaagaaaaaagtgtTTCCCATTGCAACAGCTGAAGTATTGACCTATCCAGCAGAGGGCATTGTAGAGGGTCTGGCAGATGTTGCACATCCCATTGATGAAGGGGATACTGGAAGCTCATTGAGCACAGAGAGACTGAGCAAGAACAGAAAGAGGAAGATGAAGAAGAAACGCCACAAAGAGAAACTCCTCGCCCTTGGACTGGTGCCTCGAACGAGAGCTGTCGAATTCACATTCGCACAGAAAGATGAGGGGAATTCAGAGGAGGTGCTAGACTTTCTTCAGACAACCTTGGAAACCTACCTCTCCGACCGCAAGACCTCTggtataa encodes:
- the LOC130244497 gene encoding glutamate-rich protein 1; this translates as MSARKEVFQSKVLQRLYAAAQGPSVTQPAAQESSAPLPPVQRPQSIPSKTSGNVKRTAVQGKKLYTVLPPPEGYFITSRHNSVTVSNPDPTDSEDSPADADDQELHKKRKRKRKKKVFPIATAEVLTYPAEGIVEGLADVAHPIDEGDTGSSLSTERLSKNRKRKMKKKRHKEKLLALGLVPRTRAVEFTFAQKDEGNSEEVLDFLQTTLETYLSDRKTSGSSVESGPCLSLSAAETLFSRLSDSTLPPAEISRLCGLRALLVKNEAQLKSQLEQFKDTSTLPADEVSVVCSLVEYWLTEILPMQSEQKT